Proteins found in one Cobetia sp. L2A1 genomic segment:
- a CDS encoding acetyl-CoA carboxylase biotin carboxylase subunit, with protein sequence MIGTLLIANRGEIALRIVRAARELGIRSVMVHSEADINTMAVQLADEAHCIGGARASESYLDIDAVLGAACASGADAVHPGYGFLSESAEFARRVTEAGLIFVGPDASIIERMGNKAMARNTAIAAGVPVVPGSQGSLATLEEALEVAEEVGYPLMIKASAGGGGRGIRIANTPDELTTLFPQARGEAEACFGNGDVYLERFIGSARHIEVQILGDGVRAVHLFERECSLQRRRQKIFEESPSPALDAATREQLCQSAVALAEYVNYFGAGTLEYLYDDMTGECFFIEMNTRIQVEHPITEMVTGIDLVREMLLMAGGQPLRLHQSEIILNGWAVEMRINAEDPARQFFPCPGEVKGLRWPTGPGIRIESGLYPGYRVPPYYDSLVAKLVVWDTSRAMVLRRALQALEEFQLEGFITTASLHQRLLQDPEVAAGRFDTQFLERWLALPAERTATEVAA encoded by the coding sequence ATGATTGGTACATTATTGATTGCCAACCGAGGCGAGATCGCTCTTCGTATCGTCAGAGCGGCGCGTGAGCTGGGAATTCGTAGTGTCATGGTGCATAGCGAGGCGGATATCAACACGATGGCAGTGCAACTGGCCGATGAAGCGCACTGCATTGGTGGTGCTCGTGCCAGTGAAAGTTATCTCGACATCGATGCTGTGCTGGGAGCTGCATGCGCCAGTGGTGCAGATGCAGTGCATCCTGGCTATGGATTCCTGTCCGAGAGTGCCGAGTTTGCGCGTCGGGTGACCGAGGCGGGACTGATATTCGTGGGACCAGATGCCAGCATAATCGAGCGTATGGGAAACAAGGCCATGGCGCGTAATACGGCGATTGCAGCCGGCGTGCCAGTCGTTCCAGGATCACAAGGTTCGCTGGCGACTCTCGAAGAGGCGCTTGAGGTCGCTGAAGAGGTTGGTTATCCGTTGATGATCAAGGCCTCAGCCGGTGGTGGGGGGCGTGGCATACGTATTGCCAATACTCCTGATGAGTTGACGACATTATTCCCTCAGGCCCGAGGCGAAGCTGAAGCATGTTTTGGTAATGGCGATGTCTATCTGGAACGCTTCATTGGAAGTGCTCGGCATATCGAGGTTCAGATTCTCGGTGATGGCGTCAGGGCCGTACACCTGTTCGAGCGAGAGTGTTCCCTCCAGCGACGTCGCCAGAAGATTTTTGAGGAATCTCCATCGCCGGCGTTGGATGCAGCAACGCGCGAGCAGCTTTGTCAGTCGGCTGTGGCGCTTGCCGAGTATGTGAACTATTTCGGTGCAGGCACTCTTGAGTACCTTTATGACGACATGACCGGCGAGTGTTTCTTCATCGAGATGAATACTCGGATACAGGTCGAGCATCCTATTACTGAAATGGTGACAGGTATTGATCTCGTACGGGAAATGCTGCTCATGGCCGGAGGGCAACCCCTTCGTCTACATCAGTCAGAGATCATTCTCAACGGGTGGGCAGTCGAAATGCGGATCAATGCCGAGGATCCCGCACGGCAATTCTTCCCGTGTCCGGGCGAGGTCAAAGGCTTGCGTTGGCCAACTGGCCCTGGGATTCGTATCGAGAGTGGACTTTATCCGGGATATCGGGTCCCGCCTTACTACGACTCATTGGTGGCCAAGCTTGTGGTCTGGGATACCTCGCGCGCGATGGTTTTGCGCCGCGCGCTCCAAGCATTGGAAGAATTTCAGCTGGAGGGATTCATAACCACCGCCAGCCTTCACCAGCGCTTGCTCCAAGATCCCGAGGTTGCGGCAGGGCGCTTTGACACACAATTTCTCGAACGCTGGCTGGCGCTCCCAGCTGAGCGAACTGCCACGGAAGTTGCCGCATGA
- a CDS encoding 5-oxoprolinase subunit B family protein, which translates to MSEHIITPARYSIAGDEFLFVEISEEMSLEAFFRSISITQRLEVESLDGVQEICAANASYQVRFDPDVLSVDVLIARLKALDIEVIQQSVRRLETRVIDVPVLYNDPWTHETLMRFRDRHQDPEGTDLEYAAHINGFNSVEDFIEAHSASPWFVSMVGFVAGLPFMYQMVPRERQIQVPKYLRPRTDTPKQTVGYGGCFSCIYSVRGAGGYQMFGVTPMPIYDPAQTQQHIDDTMIFFRPGDIVRYRPVERAEYDQLVVLAEEGRYRPRVAAFTFDLDAFNRDPDRYAQEVKEVFSEH; encoded by the coding sequence ATGAGTGAACACATCATCACACCAGCCCGGTATAGCATTGCAGGTGACGAGTTTCTGTTCGTCGAGATCAGTGAAGAGATGAGCCTAGAGGCATTTTTCCGCTCGATCAGCATCACTCAGCGTCTGGAGGTCGAGTCGCTTGATGGCGTGCAGGAAATTTGCGCAGCCAATGCCTCCTATCAAGTGCGCTTTGATCCCGATGTCTTGAGCGTAGATGTCCTGATCGCGCGCCTGAAAGCCCTGGATATCGAGGTCATACAGCAATCAGTTCGCCGTCTGGAGACGCGCGTGATCGATGTGCCCGTACTCTATAACGACCCTTGGACGCACGAAACTCTGATGCGTTTTCGCGATAGGCATCAGGATCCTGAAGGGACAGATCTTGAATACGCCGCTCACATCAATGGTTTCAATAGCGTCGAGGACTTCATCGAGGCCCACAGCGCCAGCCCCTGGTTCGTCTCCATGGTCGGCTTCGTGGCCGGATTACCATTCATGTACCAGATGGTGCCGCGAGAGCGCCAGATTCAGGTACCCAAATATTTGCGCCCTCGCACGGATACGCCCAAGCAGACGGTCGGCTACGGCGGCTGTTTCAGTTGTATCTATTCCGTGCGTGGCGCGGGGGGGTATCAGATGTTCGGGGTCACGCCCATGCCCATCTATGACCCCGCACAAACTCAGCAGCATATAGACGATACGATGATCTTCTTCAGGCCTGGCGATATCGTGCGGTACCGACCAGTTGAACGAGCGGAATACGATCAATTGGTAGTCTTAGCCGAAGAGGGAAGATATAGACCGCGAGTAGCTGCATTCACCTTTGACCTCGATGCATTCAATCGAGACCCAGATCGCTACGCCCAGGAAGTGAAGGAGGTGTTCAGTGAGCATTGA
- a CDS encoding acetyl-CoA carboxylase, translating into MVQHQVTAPLPGVFYRRPSPEADAFAEINSIVQVADTLAVVEVMKQFFELEAGATGRVESFLVEDGSVVEAGQVVAIIVTGEELS; encoded by the coding sequence ATGGTTCAACATCAAGTCACTGCACCTCTCCCGGGTGTTTTCTATCGCCGTCCATCTCCGGAAGCGGATGCATTTGCCGAAATCAACAGTATTGTTCAAGTCGCTGACACTCTCGCTGTTGTCGAAGTCATGAAGCAGTTCTTTGAACTAGAGGCAGGTGCCACGGGGCGGGTGGAATCATTCCTCGTTGAAGATGGCAGTGTGGTTGAGGCTGGGCAGGTGGTTGCAATCATAGTGACAGGGGAGGAACTTTCATGA
- a CDS encoding LysR substrate-binding domain-containing protein, whose product MARDLSLRKMRYFLAVAESGKVTQAAVDLNVSQSSITTGVREIEEELSVKLFRRSAHGMELTDEGRRFLLQVRHVFHAVDEAMGSMSASREPLSGTLELAMSYTVAGYFLPPLLARFQRRYPHIDVHLHEASRLNIQTGLCSGEFDLAIVLTSNLGSEAPLVHRELIQSPRRLWVNSGHPLLEKGEVHLSDVTHYPYIMLTVDEAANTALRYWQPCDMKPRVIFNTASVEAVRSLVANGTGVSILSDMVYRPWSLEGRRIEHIDLVDPIPDMAVGLAWYRDRPLTPQAAAFHAFMIAANS is encoded by the coding sequence ATGGCACGTGACTTATCACTCAGAAAGATGCGCTATTTCCTGGCTGTCGCTGAATCAGGCAAAGTCACTCAGGCAGCAGTTGACCTAAATGTCTCGCAGTCATCCATCACGACAGGCGTACGGGAAATTGAGGAGGAACTGAGCGTAAAGCTGTTTCGACGCAGTGCTCATGGCATGGAACTTACCGATGAGGGACGACGTTTCCTGTTGCAGGTACGCCATGTCTTCCATGCGGTGGATGAGGCCATGGGCAGTATGAGTGCCAGCCGCGAGCCCTTATCTGGCACTTTGGAACTGGCCATGAGTTATACGGTCGCAGGCTATTTCTTGCCGCCGCTACTAGCTCGATTTCAGCGTCGCTACCCACACATTGACGTTCACTTGCACGAGGCATCGCGCCTGAATATCCAGACCGGGCTTTGCAGCGGGGAGTTTGATCTGGCCATCGTGCTAACATCCAACCTCGGCAGCGAGGCACCCCTCGTACACCGAGAACTGATTCAGTCGCCGCGCCGTCTATGGGTAAATAGCGGGCACCCTCTACTTGAGAAAGGCGAAGTACATCTTAGTGATGTCACACATTACCCCTACATAATGCTGACCGTAGATGAGGCCGCTAACACCGCCCTACGCTACTGGCAGCCTTGCGATATGAAGCCACGCGTCATCTTCAATACCGCGTCGGTTGAGGCAGTTCGTAGCTTGGTCGCCAATGGCACTGGCGTGAGTATTCTCTCGGATATGGTGTACCGCCCCTGGTCTTTGGAAGGCCGTCGTATCGAGCATATTGATCTTGTCGATCCGATTCCGGATATGGCTGTGGGGCTAGCCTGGTATCGAGATCGTCCCTTGACTCCACAGGCAGCAGCATTTCATGCCTTCATGATCGCGGCCAACTCCTAG
- a CDS encoding uracil-xanthine permease family protein encodes MTRPTHPPSDLDVPLLGLESRPSIPISALAGAQHLLASLAGIIAPTLIITSALGLGAYTASLLSMALVVSGIATWIQSQRIGPFGSGLLSIQGTSFSFVGALITAGLIARAQNATDEQVLAILFGTCLIGSMIEMALGTVLPWLKRVITPVVTGIVVMLIGLSLIQVGMTDIGGGFGAEDFGAPANLALAGCVLITVLCCQVSRYPWLRIASIFIGMAVGCLIAAIGGLYDAPELASAALIALPVPATFHSGFDFSLAAFLPVAFIFVITAIETVGDLTGSARASGLSVDDSVHQKRLRGGVLADGLNSALAALAGTFPNTTFSQNTGVIQLTGIASRHIGRYVAGFLLLLGLSPFIATLLTQMPRPVLGATTTLMFALIAVSGIRILMAQPIGRREMMIIALALGLGLGVGMVPEVLSALPSAYADALGSPITMGGLTAILAELLLPKMEEGEVFNPKAQPDESLDAISDDQEHA; translated from the coding sequence ATGACCCGACCCACTCACCCGCCTTCTGACCTTGATGTGCCCTTGCTGGGTCTGGAAAGTCGCCCCTCCATCCCTATCTCGGCGCTGGCAGGGGCACAGCATCTACTGGCAAGCCTCGCAGGTATCATCGCCCCGACCCTCATCATCACCAGCGCACTCGGCCTGGGGGCCTATACCGCCAGTCTGCTGTCGATGGCATTGGTGGTTTCAGGCATCGCGACCTGGATTCAATCCCAGCGCATCGGCCCCTTTGGCTCGGGCCTGTTGAGCATTCAAGGGACCAGCTTCAGCTTTGTGGGGGCGCTGATCACGGCGGGACTCATTGCGCGGGCGCAGAATGCAACGGATGAACAGGTGCTCGCCATTCTGTTCGGTACCTGCCTGATCGGCAGCATGATCGAGATGGCGCTGGGGACCGTGCTGCCGTGGCTAAAACGGGTCATCACCCCTGTCGTCACGGGTATCGTGGTCATGCTGATCGGGCTGAGCCTGATCCAGGTCGGCATGACCGATATCGGCGGCGGCTTCGGTGCCGAGGACTTCGGTGCGCCGGCCAATCTGGCCTTGGCTGGTTGTGTGCTGATCACGGTGCTGTGCTGCCAGGTCTCGCGTTATCCATGGCTGCGGATCGCTTCCATCTTCATCGGCATGGCCGTCGGCTGCCTCATTGCCGCCATCGGTGGACTCTACGACGCACCTGAACTTGCCTCCGCCGCACTGATCGCGCTACCGGTGCCGGCCACCTTCCATTCCGGCTTCGATTTTTCGCTGGCTGCCTTTCTGCCGGTGGCCTTCATCTTCGTGATCACGGCCATCGAGACCGTGGGCGATCTGACTGGCAGCGCGCGCGCCTCGGGGCTTTCCGTCGATGACAGTGTGCATCAGAAGCGTCTGCGCGGCGGTGTGCTCGCCGATGGCCTCAATTCTGCCCTGGCGGCGCTGGCCGGCACCTTCCCCAACACGACCTTCAGCCAGAACACCGGGGTGATCCAACTCACCGGCATCGCCAGCCGCCATATCGGACGCTACGTGGCAGGCTTCCTGCTGCTGCTTGGTCTATCACCCTTCATCGCGACACTGCTGACCCAGATGCCGCGTCCGGTGCTCGGCGCAACGACCACGCTGATGTTCGCGCTGATCGCCGTGTCCGGCATTCGCATTCTGATGGCCCAGCCGATCGGTCGCCGCGAAATGATGATCATCGCGCTGGCACTGGGGCTTGGACTGGGAGTCGGCATGGTGCCCGAAGTGCTCAGTGCCCTGCCCAGTGCCTATGCAGATGCCCTGGGTTCACCGATCACCATGGGCGGGCTGACGGCCATCCTCGCCGAGTTGCTGCTGCCAAAGATGGAGGAAGGAGAAGTCTTCAATCCCAAGGCACAGCCTGATGAGTCGCTGGACGCCATCAGCGATGATCAGGAACATGCATGA
- a CDS encoding biotin-dependent carboxyltransferase family protein yields the protein MSIEVIKAGLSTSIQDTGRSGNYHLGIPPSGGMDQRALRAANLLLGNAEDAAVLECALMGPVLRFTRELKVAACGAEMTPRINGVPQPINQVLHVPAGAVLSFEFVKAGARLYLAIEGGIDVPVCLGSRSTYALGSLGGLEGRPLKVGDVLETLSVMGAALVGRSMPRSLMPTFGTHYELRVIPGIYDHRLTDEARERFYQEHWSVASEADRIGYRFKGGTPLDFVTRKPPFGAGDDPSNIVDACYPIGSIQVPSGSEPIILHRDAVSGGGYAMIGTIISSDMDLVGQIQPHQTVQFVPVTLEMALAARQVYQADLEQLRRMP from the coding sequence GTGAGCATTGAAGTCATCAAGGCTGGTCTATCAACCTCGATTCAAGATACAGGGCGCAGTGGTAACTATCATCTTGGTATTCCCCCGTCAGGAGGTATGGACCAACGTGCGTTGCGTGCCGCCAATTTATTGCTTGGTAACGCGGAAGATGCAGCAGTACTCGAGTGCGCCCTGATGGGACCTGTATTGCGCTTTACACGTGAGTTAAAGGTGGCAGCCTGTGGTGCCGAGATGACACCGCGTATTAATGGAGTCCCTCAACCGATCAATCAGGTGTTACATGTACCTGCCGGTGCTGTGCTCAGCTTCGAGTTCGTCAAGGCGGGTGCGCGGCTTTATCTCGCCATTGAAGGTGGCATTGATGTCCCGGTTTGTCTTGGCAGTCGCAGCACTTATGCCTTGGGGAGTCTTGGAGGCCTTGAAGGGCGTCCATTGAAGGTGGGTGACGTACTCGAGACACTGTCTGTCATGGGGGCAGCCCTAGTTGGTAGAAGCATGCCACGGTCATTGATGCCGACATTCGGCACGCACTATGAATTACGCGTGATACCGGGAATCTATGATCATCGCCTTACAGACGAGGCTCGTGAGCGCTTTTATCAAGAACACTGGAGTGTGGCTTCCGAAGCTGATCGGATCGGATATCGGTTCAAAGGCGGTACCCCGCTCGACTTCGTTACACGTAAACCGCCGTTCGGTGCGGGCGATGACCCTTCCAATATCGTCGATGCATGCTATCCGATCGGCTCGATCCAAGTACCCAGTGGTAGTGAACCTATCATCTTGCACCGCGATGCCGTCTCGGGTGGGGGCTACGCGATGATTGGAACAATCATTAGTTCCGACATGGATTTGGTCGGGCAGATTCAGCCGCATCAGACGGTTCAGTTCGTACCAGTCACGCTGGAAATGGCGCTGGCGGCACGACAGGTATACCAGGCTGACCTAGAGCAGCTCAGACGTATGCCTTGA
- a CDS encoding 5-oxoprolinase subunit PxpA, which translates to MKTCIDLNADMGEGFGCWSIGQGIDASIMPLISSANIAAGFHAGDPTTMRQCLRRAAVHNVNVGVHPGFRDLVGFGRRHIEAAPDELVNDVLYQLGALRELAHGEGLVLHHLKLHGALFMHAAKDKPFAAALCEGLACVASDLPIYCLAGSALDLEAEQRCLPRVHEFYADRDYDDTGSIVFIRKIVPRDPMEVAEKVALACREGRVISVTGTSVPVSFDSICIHSDTPGALEILKAVRHRLNEEGVHVRAA; encoded by the coding sequence ATGAAAACCTGTATTGATCTGAATGCGGATATGGGCGAGGGGTTTGGCTGCTGGAGTATCGGTCAGGGGATTGATGCAAGCATCATGCCTTTGATTAGTTCTGCCAATATTGCGGCTGGATTCCATGCCGGTGATCCAACCACTATGCGCCAGTGCTTGCGTAGAGCTGCCGTACACAACGTCAACGTCGGTGTGCATCCAGGCTTCAGGGATCTGGTGGGGTTCGGGCGTCGCCATATTGAGGCAGCCCCTGACGAGCTGGTCAATGACGTTCTTTATCAGCTTGGGGCACTGCGCGAACTTGCTCATGGTGAAGGCCTAGTACTTCATCACCTCAAGCTGCATGGCGCCTTGTTCATGCATGCGGCTAAAGACAAGCCTTTCGCAGCTGCGCTGTGTGAGGGGTTGGCTTGCGTAGCGAGTGATCTACCCATCTATTGTCTTGCTGGTTCCGCGCTGGATCTTGAAGCGGAGCAACGTTGCCTGCCGCGTGTCCATGAGTTCTATGCCGATCGTGACTATGACGATACAGGCTCTATCGTCTTCATTCGCAAGATTGTTCCGCGTGACCCTATGGAGGTTGCCGAAAAGGTAGCATTGGCCTGCCGAGAAGGTCGTGTCATCAGCGTCACTGGCACTTCTGTTCCTGTCAGTTTCGACTCGATCTGCATCCATAGTGATACACCTGGTGCACTTGAGATACTCAAGGCTGTCCGCCATCGATTGAATGAGGAGGGCGTTCACGTACGCGCGGCTTGA